In Oncorhynchus tshawytscha isolate Ot180627B linkage group LG06, Otsh_v2.0, whole genome shotgun sequence, the following are encoded in one genomic region:
- the LOC112245248 gene encoding hepatocyte growth factor isoform X2, producing MWIYNIIFMLLIVHYSECRRNALQDYQRSDSVRLVQLPDSALQTISRKLSIVKCARGCSRNKRLLFTCRAFLYDQKNRKCQWLSFDRNSPGVHSQHDFNYQLYQKKSYVQECIVGTGVNYRGRRSVTASGIKCQAWASPIPHEHNFLPRRNRKKDLRENYCRNPDNATSGPWCFTTDPNVRHQDCGVPQCSQVECVSCNGESYRGPMDHTETGWECQRWDLEEPHKHLFHPKRYPDKGLVDNYCRNPDGRQRPWCFTTDPHTLWEYCNITACSTDSVVELEVTTMCFWGQGEGYRGSVAVTPSGVICQRWDSQYPHNHSYLPQNYRCKDLTENNCRNPDGRDLPWCFTSDPNVRTAFCTNIPRCGKQNTEPQDCYTGSGENYRGEVSRTRSGLPCSLWSDHSNSGDRDAAVLTVRQEGSFCRNPDRDTYGPWCYTNSTAIPWDYCSIKLCEPSENTIPQREVSKVLCFIHKRTRIVGGAPIAITDGSWMVSIQKGSSHWCGGSLIREEWVLTDRQCFSSCVPDLSEYRVWLGVSDLRGSAPNGSFRQEVSISHVVCGPEGSNLALIRLAKPALPADSVHTIQLPVAGCSIAEGTMCSMYGWGETKGTGHEGVLKVVHLPMVSNERCREQHRGNLHITDTKICAGGRRDEGVCERDYGGPLVCQEGESRVIVGVSVHGRGCARANRPGIFINIPFYTQWIHKVFRHYPEPQIN from the exons ATGTGGATTTACAACATCATTTTTATGCTCTTAATTGTCCACTATTCTG aGTGCAGGAGGAATGCATTGCAGGACTACCAGAGAAGCGATAGTGTGCGATTGGTCCAGCTGCCAGACTCTGCCCTCCAGACTATAAGCAGGAAGTTGAGCATAGTGAAGTGTGCCCGGGGCTGCAGCCGCAACAAGCGACTACTCTTCACCTGCAG agcATTTCTGTACGATCAGAAAAACAGGAAATGCCAGTGGCTTTCATTCGACAGGAACTCACCAGGAGTCCATAGCCAACACGACTTCAACTACCAACTCTACCAGAAGAAAT cctatGTGCAGGAGTGCATAGTAGGGACAGGAGTGAACTacagagggaggaggtcagtAACAGCCAGTGGAATAAAGTGCCAGGCATGGGCCTCTCCTATCCCTCACGAACACAA TTTCCTACCAAGGAGGAACAGGAAGAAGGACCTGAGAGAGAACTACTGTCGTAACCCTGACAATGCTACCTCAGGACCATGGTGTTTCACTACAGACCCCAATGTCAGACACCAGGACTGTGGAGTACCTCAATGCTCACAAG TGGAGTGTGTGAGCTGTAACGGGGAGAGCTACAGAGGTCCCATGGATCACACAGAGACAGGATGGGAGTGTCAGCGCTGGGACCTGGAGGAACCACACAAACACCTCTTCCACCCcaagag GTATCCTGATAAAGGCCTGGTTGATAACTACTGTAGGAACCCAGATGGACGTCAACGACCGTGGTGTTTCACCACGgacccacacacactctgggAGTACTGCAACATCACAGCCtgct ccACAGACAGTGTGGTAGAGTTGGAAGTGACTACTATGTGTTTCTGGGGTCAAGGTGAAGGCTACAGAGGGTCAGTAGCAGTAACACCCAGTGGGGTGATCTGTCAACGCTGGGACTCACAGTACCCCCACAACCACTCATACCTTCCCCAGAACTACCGCTGCAA agaccTGACGGAGAACAACTGCAGGAACCCAGATGGACGTGACCTCCCATGGTGCTTCACTTCAGACCCTAACGTTCGCACAGCGTTCTGCACTAACATCCCCCGCTGTGGCAAACAGAACACTGAACCTCAAG ACTGCTACACGGGTAGTGGAGAGAACTACAGAGGCGAGGTTTCCAGGACCAGGTCAGGTCTTCCCTGTTCCCTCTGGAGTGACCACAGCAACAG TGGTGACAGAGATGCGGCGGTGCTGACTGTCAGACAGGAGGGGAGTTTCTGTAGGAACCCAGACAGAGATACATACGGCCCCTGGTGTTACACTAACAGCACTGCTATACCCTGGGACTACTGCAGCATCAAACTat GTGAACCATCAGAGAACACCATTCCACAGAGAG AGGTGTCCAAGGTGTTGTGTTTCATCCATAAGAGGACCAGGATAGTAGGAGGAGCTCCAATTGCCATTACAGACGGAAGCTGGATGGTCAGCATACAGAAAGG GTCCAGTCACTGGTGTGGAGGTTCTCTTATACGGGAGGAGTGGGTTCTCACTGACAGACAGTGTTTCTCCTCATG TGTTCCAGACCTGAGTGAGTACCGTGTTTGGTTGGGTGTGTCAGACCTCCGTGGCTCGGCTCCTAACGGCTCCTTCAGACAGGAAGTCTCCATCTCCCATGTGGTCTGTGGTCCTGAGGGCTCCAACCTGGCCCTCATACGGCTGGCCAA GCCTGCCCTCCCTGCAGACAGTGTTCACACCATTCAGCTGCCGGTGGCTGGGTGCTCTATTGCTGAGGGTACGATGTGTAGCATGTATGGATGGGGCGAAACCaaag GGACGGGTCATGAGGGTGTTCTGAAGGTGGTCCATCTGCCCATGGTCAGTAATGAGAGGTgtagagaacaacacagaggGAACCTCCACATCACAGACACCAAGATCTGCGctggggggaggagggatgagggggtcTGTGAG AGGGACTATGGTGGCCCCTTAGTGTgccaggaaggagagagcagggtcaTAGTGGGAGTCAGTGTCCATGGCAGAGGCTGTGCCCGTGCCAACCGCCCTGGCATCTTCATCAACATCCCCTTCTACACACAGTGGATCCACAAGGTGTTCAGACACTACCCTGAACCTCAGATCAACTAG
- the LOC112245248 gene encoding hepatocyte growth factor isoform X1, which yields MWIYNIIFMLLIVHYSECRRNALQDYQRSDSVRLVQLPDSALQTISRKLSIVKCARGCSRNKRLLFTCRAFLYDQKNRKCQWLSFDRNSPGVHSQHDFNYQLYQKKSYVQECIVGTGVNYRGRRSVTASGIKCQAWASPIPHEHNFLPRRNRKKDLRENYCRNPDNATSGPWCFTTDPNVRHQDCGVPQCSQVECVSCNGESYRGPMDHTETGWECQRWDLEEPHKHLFHPKRYPDKGLVDNYCRNPDGRQRPWCFTTDPHTLWEYCNITACSTDSVVELEVTTMCFWGQGEGYRGSVAVTPSGVICQRWDSQYPHNHSYLPQNYRCKDLTENNCRNPDGRDLPWCFTSDPNVRTAFCTNIPRCGKQNTEPQDCYTGSGENYRGEVSRTRSGLPCSLWSDHSNSGDRDAAVLTVRQEGSFCRNPDRDTYGPWCYTNSTAIPWDYCSIKLCEPSENTIPQRVEVSKVLCFIHKRTRIVGGAPIAITDGSWMVSIQKGSSHWCGGSLIREEWVLTDRQCFSSCVPDLSEYRVWLGVSDLRGSAPNGSFRQEVSISHVVCGPEGSNLALIRLAKPALPADSVHTIQLPVAGCSIAEGTMCSMYGWGETKGTGHEGVLKVVHLPMVSNERCREQHRGNLHITDTKICAGGRRDEGVCERDYGGPLVCQEGESRVIVGVSVHGRGCARANRPGIFINIPFYTQWIHKVFRHYPEPQIN from the exons ATGTGGATTTACAACATCATTTTTATGCTCTTAATTGTCCACTATTCTG aGTGCAGGAGGAATGCATTGCAGGACTACCAGAGAAGCGATAGTGTGCGATTGGTCCAGCTGCCAGACTCTGCCCTCCAGACTATAAGCAGGAAGTTGAGCATAGTGAAGTGTGCCCGGGGCTGCAGCCGCAACAAGCGACTACTCTTCACCTGCAG agcATTTCTGTACGATCAGAAAAACAGGAAATGCCAGTGGCTTTCATTCGACAGGAACTCACCAGGAGTCCATAGCCAACACGACTTCAACTACCAACTCTACCAGAAGAAAT cctatGTGCAGGAGTGCATAGTAGGGACAGGAGTGAACTacagagggaggaggtcagtAACAGCCAGTGGAATAAAGTGCCAGGCATGGGCCTCTCCTATCCCTCACGAACACAA TTTCCTACCAAGGAGGAACAGGAAGAAGGACCTGAGAGAGAACTACTGTCGTAACCCTGACAATGCTACCTCAGGACCATGGTGTTTCACTACAGACCCCAATGTCAGACACCAGGACTGTGGAGTACCTCAATGCTCACAAG TGGAGTGTGTGAGCTGTAACGGGGAGAGCTACAGAGGTCCCATGGATCACACAGAGACAGGATGGGAGTGTCAGCGCTGGGACCTGGAGGAACCACACAAACACCTCTTCCACCCcaagag GTATCCTGATAAAGGCCTGGTTGATAACTACTGTAGGAACCCAGATGGACGTCAACGACCGTGGTGTTTCACCACGgacccacacacactctgggAGTACTGCAACATCACAGCCtgct ccACAGACAGTGTGGTAGAGTTGGAAGTGACTACTATGTGTTTCTGGGGTCAAGGTGAAGGCTACAGAGGGTCAGTAGCAGTAACACCCAGTGGGGTGATCTGTCAACGCTGGGACTCACAGTACCCCCACAACCACTCATACCTTCCCCAGAACTACCGCTGCAA agaccTGACGGAGAACAACTGCAGGAACCCAGATGGACGTGACCTCCCATGGTGCTTCACTTCAGACCCTAACGTTCGCACAGCGTTCTGCACTAACATCCCCCGCTGTGGCAAACAGAACACTGAACCTCAAG ACTGCTACACGGGTAGTGGAGAGAACTACAGAGGCGAGGTTTCCAGGACCAGGTCAGGTCTTCCCTGTTCCCTCTGGAGTGACCACAGCAACAG TGGTGACAGAGATGCGGCGGTGCTGACTGTCAGACAGGAGGGGAGTTTCTGTAGGAACCCAGACAGAGATACATACGGCCCCTGGTGTTACACTAACAGCACTGCTATACCCTGGGACTACTGCAGCATCAAACTat GTGAACCATCAGAGAACACCATTCCACAGAGAG TAGAGGTGTCCAAGGTGTTGTGTTTCATCCATAAGAGGACCAGGATAGTAGGAGGAGCTCCAATTGCCATTACAGACGGAAGCTGGATGGTCAGCATACAGAAAGG GTCCAGTCACTGGTGTGGAGGTTCTCTTATACGGGAGGAGTGGGTTCTCACTGACAGACAGTGTTTCTCCTCATG TGTTCCAGACCTGAGTGAGTACCGTGTTTGGTTGGGTGTGTCAGACCTCCGTGGCTCGGCTCCTAACGGCTCCTTCAGACAGGAAGTCTCCATCTCCCATGTGGTCTGTGGTCCTGAGGGCTCCAACCTGGCCCTCATACGGCTGGCCAA GCCTGCCCTCCCTGCAGACAGTGTTCACACCATTCAGCTGCCGGTGGCTGGGTGCTCTATTGCTGAGGGTACGATGTGTAGCATGTATGGATGGGGCGAAACCaaag GGACGGGTCATGAGGGTGTTCTGAAGGTGGTCCATCTGCCCATGGTCAGTAATGAGAGGTgtagagaacaacacagaggGAACCTCCACATCACAGACACCAAGATCTGCGctggggggaggagggatgagggggtcTGTGAG AGGGACTATGGTGGCCCCTTAGTGTgccaggaaggagagagcagggtcaTAGTGGGAGTCAGTGTCCATGGCAGAGGCTGTGCCCGTGCCAACCGCCCTGGCATCTTCATCAACATCCCCTTCTACACACAGTGGATCCACAAGGTGTTCAGACACTACCCTGAACCTCAGATCAACTAG